The proteins below come from a single Tachysurus fulvidraco isolate hzauxx_2018 chromosome 13, HZAU_PFXX_2.0, whole genome shotgun sequence genomic window:
- the LOC113657280 gene encoding C-type mannose receptor 2-like, translated as MKSIFLLFLLAAGCVVAVGLTKEYIFINSALQWNKAQTYCRQKYKDLATITTMKENNQLFPASFLFSWIGLYNTSGTWEWSDGEQASFFNWYNYPQNDCATILPYFYYGKWYSFSCTNSFTFYCYQFLILVKEKKTWEEAQEFCETQYTGLVTVTSSSSLPIQETVGTETESVWIGLHFVDRQWLWVIEEQPGSQTQILVSMPSCPAQSYRCGALNTTSNTIKNHNCNERLNFICYWT; from the exons atgaaatccatCTTTTTACTTTTCCTGCTGGCAGCAGGTTGTGTTGTGGCTGTGGGTCTGACAAAAGAGTATATATTCATTAACTCTGCATTACAGTGGAATAAGGCTCAGACGTATtgcagacaaaaatacaaagacCTGGCCACCATCACCACTATgaaggaaaacaatcaactcTTTcctgcttcttttctttttagttGGATCGGTTTGTACAACACATCAGGCACCTGGGAATGGTCTGATGGAGAACAGGCTTCTTTCTTTAACTGGTACAATTATCCACAAAATGATTGTGCCACCATTTtaccttatttttattatggtAAATGGTATTCCTTCTCCTGCACAAACTCATTTACTTTCTACTGCTATCAGTTCCTGATCCTGGTGAAGGAGAAGAAGACCTGGGAAGAGGCTCAGGAGTTCTGTGAGACTCAGTACACTGGCTTGGTCACGGTGACCTCCAGTTCGAGTCTGCCGATACAAGAGACAGTGGGGACGGAGACGGAGAGCGTGTGGATCGGCCTGCATTTCGTGGATCGACAGTGGCTCTGGGTGATCGAGGAGCAGCCGGGGAGTCAGACACAGATCCTGGTATCAATGCCTTCATGTCCAGCTCAGTCTTACCGCTGTGGAGCTCTCAACACCACATCAAACACCATAAAGAACCACAACTGCAACGAGAGGCTGAACTTCATCTGCTACTGGAC GTGA
- the cd151l gene encoding CD151 antigen, like: MGLNTEKNDRCGTVCLKYLLFMFNFLFWLAGGAVLAVGLWTLVKKSDYISLLSSRIYAVSAYILCLAGVIVMVTGVLGCCATFKEKRRLLRVYFVLLMCIFLLEVLAGVLAYIYYQQLSDELKTNLKNTMVNKYQLPEQNHITEAVDKLQQEFKCCGSNSSSDWRDSIWFNETESLDKRFVPDSCCKTVTELCGKRDHPSNIYKVEGGCIAKLENFIMDHLKLIGAVGVGVACVQIVGMIFTCCLYRSLKAEPY, from the exons ATGGGTTTGAACACAGAAAAGAATGACAGATGTGGGACCGTGTGCCTGAAGTACCTCCTGTTCATGTTTAACTTCCTGTTTTGG CTGGCAGGGGGCGCTGTTTTGGCTGTAGGATTGTGGACTCTAGTAAAGAAGAGCGACTACATCAGCCTGCTGTCCTCCAGGATCTACGCCGTGTCGGCCTACATACTGTGCCTGGCCGGGGTTATCGTCATGGTAACAGGGGTTCTGGGCTGCTGCGCCACCTTTAAGGAGAAAAGGCGACTTCTGAGAGTG TATTTTGTCCTGCTGATGTGCATCTTTCTTCTGGAGGTCCTGGCTGGAGTTTTGGCGTACATCTACTACCAGCAG CTGAGCGACGAGCTGAAGACTAACCTCAAGAACACAATGGTGAATAAATACCAGCTGCCGGAGCAGAACCACATCACGGAGGCTGTGGATAAATTACAGCaagag TTTAAGTGCTGTGGCAGCAACAGCTCGTCTGATTGGAGGGACAGCATTTGGTTCAACGAAACAGAGTCATTGGATAAAAGATTCGTACCAGACAGCTGCTGTAAGACCGTCACGGAGCTGTGTGGAAAAAGAGATCATCCCTCAAACATTTACAAAGTGGAG GGCGGCTGCATCGCTAAGCTGGAGAACTTCATTATGGACCACTTAAAGCTGATTGGTGCTGTGGGAGTGGGCGTGGCTTGTGTACAG ATCGTGGGGATGATTTTCACATGCTGCCTCTACAGGAGTCTGAAAGCAGAGCCGTACTGA